The following are encoded in a window of Pseudomonas sp. JQ170C genomic DNA:
- the gspG gene encoding type II secretion system major pseudopilin GspG produces MYNKKRAQQGFTLLELLVVLVVLGLLAGIVAPKYFSQLGRSEAKVARAQIEGLSKALDLYRLEVGHYPNSEQGLNALVVAPSDETRWSGPYLQKKVPQDPWGRNYIYRQPGENGEYDLLSMGKDGQPGGDGENAEITSWQ; encoded by the coding sequence ATGTACAACAAGAAACGCGCACAACAGGGGTTCACCCTGCTCGAACTGCTGGTGGTGCTGGTGGTGCTGGGGTTGTTGGCGGGGATCGTCGCGCCCAAGTATTTCAGCCAGTTGGGGCGCTCCGAAGCCAAGGTGGCACGGGCGCAAATCGAAGGCCTGAGCAAGGCCCTGGACCTGTATCGGCTGGAGGTAGGGCATTACCCCAATTCCGAGCAAGGCCTGAACGCACTGGTCGTGGCCCCCAGCGACGAAACCCGCTGGTCCGGGCCGTACTTGCAGAAAAAAGTCCCCCAGGACCCGTGGGGCCGCAACTACATCTACCGCCAGCCTGGCGAGAACGGTGAGTACGACCTGCTGTCGATGGGCAAGGACGGCCAACCCGGTGGTGACGGTGAAAACGCCGAGATCACCAGCTGGCAGTAA